Within Candidatus Bathyarchaeota archaeon, the genomic segment CTTTGGGAGATACAAAACAGGTGATAGAAGTCTGAAGTTTTATGACCGCTAGGCTCACGGGGCTACATGTATGAAGAGACAAAACAACTAAAATGGCTGGTCTCAAAGGAAACCCTAAAGAAAAAGCTCGGATTAACATGATGGCTTAATAAAAAATGTAGTAATTCTACTTCCAGATCAGAGAGCCGAAAGCTCCATCACAAATATAGTAGCCAGAAGCCATCCATGCTCTAACCAAGAAGAATAAACTCAATACATCAAATTCAATAAAGTTTATCAATAATTAATTTATATAAAGTTTAATGGAACCCAGAATGAGGCAGCATCTAGGTGTAACCATAGACCCAGAACTCCTGAACGAGCTTGAAGCTCTAAGGGGGAGGATGAAGAGGAGCACCTTCATAGAGCAGATACTAAAGCTCGGCCTCAAAGAGTACAAGAGGTCAAGGAATCAGAAGGGATGAGAGAAAATCTTTCTAAGAGCCAGGCAAGGAGGATGAAGACTAGAACCCCAATTGAATCAGCATCCCTCAACAAGGGATCTCGGCCGCAGGAAAATAAAACCCGTTCAACCCAGGTAACCTCCGAACACACTTCCTCTTCAAACAACAAGACCCAGGTGAAGATGTAAAAACCGGAGAAACCCGCCTATTCGAGGTCTAGAGAAAGAAGTTGACCTACCACCCCGACAGTATATACTGGGCGGGGAGGGGGGAGGGGGTAGGTGAATAATAGCTGAGAAAAAGAGGATTACAATAATAAATAAAACCCCCAATAAGAACACATCCAAAACCAAGTCCCCACCCCATCACACCCTGATAACGCTCAAAAAGGAGTTTAAAATATGATAAGCAAGATAATGACATAGGTTTTGCCTTAATAACAGATATCGATGATTCCAACTCACTTCATTAGCATATCAACAAAGCTCATGGCCCCTCAGGCTCTCTCGATCTCCTCAAAAAAAGACCCCTTAACCTAAATAGGGTGCAAAAATAACGAATCCAATGGAATAAAATTTTAAGCAAATTCATCGGGCCCACCAAAAATTTTATCCAAAAACCTGCATAGAATTAATGAATATCATTTTTCATCGATATCAGATCCGTCCTGAAGTTCAAAAATAAAATATTTATTAATTAATATTGATAATCGAAGTAGACAATTCAAAGATATGTTATTAATACTTGAATAAATGTTTTTTTATCACATTATCAATATTCCAAAACATCCGATAATAATTTTCGATAACAGTTAATTAATTTTATACGCATATATAAAAAGAAAATATCGTTGATGCTTATTTTGAATATAGCTTACTTGCATGTTATGATCTTATCTTCATAAGCTCTACCTCTGTTATGTACCTTCCTATAGCCCTCCTCGGGGTAAAGGTTATCTTACCCCTCATTTTGTCGTCTTCCACCGTATATAGGTCCAGTTCAACCGTGAACTCCCCAGCGCCCCAAAGGGCATACTCCTCTGGGGGTTTGAATCTATATCTACCTTTGACCGCACCATTCTCAGCCCTGAAATCCTCAAGGGGATGCCTCATTCCAACCATATCACTCGCTGATCCTCTTAGCGCATCTAATACCTCAAGCTCGATGGGGTAGAACCCATACGTATGCACGTACTCTCCCTTCCAGAGGCCTTTAAGGTCTACATCCCTCTTCACAGCCCGCACCTCCTCCACTGGGCGATAGAAGATCATGTTCTCGATGTCGAACTGTCGGGTTCTTCCCTCTTCGTCGAACTCGAAGGTCAGCTCGTATCCGTCATACCTTGTCCCATGCACAATATATCTACCCTCTCCCAGCTCCTCTAAGAAAGCCCTCCCACCCATCATATCAAGGAGGAGGTAGCCATTCTCCACCCTGACCTCGACCTTCTGCCCTACCTCACCGTATGTCCCTATCAGGCCCCTCCACCCTTCGGGGATCCTCTGAAAGCTCTTGGGATTTACATGTGCTGGTTCCCCAGATATGATCCTGAGGGCTGTGGGGGCCGGGGGCCTCCAACCCGAGCCGTCGTTAAGATTGCTCAGCCAGCAGACCCCTATATCGAGGTCCTTGTAGAATGCTATATGGTTGGTGAAGCCCGGCAGGCCTCCAGTGTGGGAGAGCATCACATGGCCGCTGTGGATGCTCCTGAACCATGTGAGCGCCATCCCGCTCCTAGAATTCCCAGCGCTCCTCTGGAGCCTGTGCATCTCCTCAACCGTTTCCTCCTCTAATAGACGGCGCCCCTTGTATAATCCGTTGTTTATATTGGATATCAGGAAGTGGGAGAGATCGATGGCTGTTGAGTATAGGCTCCCCGCTGGGTCTTCTGGCCTTGTCCCGATTATGTAACGATCCACCCGTTCCAGCGGCTTATCCGCTCCTCCATCCCTCCCATATCCTGTGGCCAGGGAGGCCTCCATCTCGGGCGTCGGGTCGAAGCCGCTCATATTCATCTCTAATGGTCGTAGGACATGATCCTTCACATAAACATCGTAGGGTTTCCCGGAGAAGAGTTCGATGAGGTATCCGACGATGGCATAGGCTGTGTTACAGTAGGCCCACACCTCCCTAGGGGGCTTCACGACCCGGGCTGCCTTGGCTATGTAGTCCCTAAGCCTCAAGGCCTCCTCGGGCCTCCTAAAGAGTGGGGGAACCCTAGTAGGCATCCCAGAGTAGTGGGTTAGCAGATCCCTAATTGTGGGCCTTCTCTCGAAGGGGTTCCTGAGTTCAACATCCAGATACATATCTACGGGGTCTTCGAGGCTGAAGCTACCCCTCTCCATCAACTGGAGAAATCCGAAGGTGACGACTGGCTTCGTGACCGAGGCGCAGCGATACACGGTTCCTGGGGTCGCCTGAATCCTGTTCTCGGCATCTGCGTATCCAAAACCCTTAGACCATACAACTTCCCCTTCCATCACGACAGCCACAGAGGAGCCAGGATGGCCCCTGCAAACCAGTTCAGCGGTGATAAACCTCTCAAGCTCCTCGAAGGCCTCAAAACCCCTCTTCATATCAAGTATGAGGCTCATATAAAATATTTAAACTTCTCTTTTGATAAGATTTTGCAACTTAGCAGATGGAAGGGCAAAATGTAAACTGAAAAAAGCAAAATCTAAATTGGAAGAATTAAGATTAAATCATCTATCTTAGATTAATATCATAAATAACTCTTTGGTTTTGAGCCATTATTTTAACGGGTCAACTTGGTAGCCGAGGGCTCTGAGGATATGACTCCGAGGACCGGCGTATCCCCCGGTTCGCCGAATCTCATGGGGGCTTGGTCCCATCATATTCAAGTAAAGCAGTAGCCCCAAATCATCACAGGACGATATAGTAGAAGTAGCCTCGAGATCTGTATTTGAGTTAAGAATAGAAGTTTGAACAGGTTCTACGCCCCTGTTATGGACTGATTAATGATCAAGATTCTTATCTCACGCAGCCCCATTGGGGACCTCTTTTCTTCTACAATCCCTCTTAAACCCGCGTACAATAGGTTTAAGGGGGTCGTAGCTCATCATAATAAGAAGAGGTTTAATGGTTGAGTTTAACACGAAGACCGACTACTCAAAGATCGCAGAAAGATATGATAAAGTGAGGCCCTCTCCCGCCGATATTTGGATATTGAAGATCATTGAATTTGGAAATATTGAAGATAAATGTAATGTCTTAGATGTTGGATGTGGTACTGGAAGATTTCCTTTAGCTATTTATGAAGTTAAAGAATGTGATATCTGTGCATTAGACCCATCTATCGAGATGCTTAAAAAGGCAGTTGAAAAGGACATATCTAATTTAATCTCTTGGATTAGGGGTGATGGGCAATATCTACCCTTCAGAGAGAATGTTTTTAATTGTGTTTATATGACTTTAGTAATTCATCATATTGAAGATAAGAAGAAAGCTATAAAAGAAATTTATCGCACCTTAAAGGTAGCTGGAAAATGTGTGATCATGACAAACTCTCATGCAAGATTAAGAAAACAAGTTATAAGACATTTTCCTGGAGTTATTGCCTATGATTTAAAACGATTTCCAACAATTCCCTATCTGAAAAATGTAATGAAAGATTTAAAATATAAAATAATAAAATATCAACCAGTCCAATACAATGAATACATATCAAAAGAAGAATATATGGAAAGAGTTAAAAATAAATACATATCAACATTGACGCTCTTTAGCGATGAGGAATTTAAAAAAAGATATAAAATTTTTGAGAATAAAATATTGAGGAAATATGGCTCGGAGATAATTAGGCACACTGGATTCGATTTCATCATTGGAGAAAAATGATCTTAATCCCTATAAATTTTCTTTATATAATGATTTTATATGGTGGTAAATTTAAGCCTAGTTGACAGGATTTGAGGTTCAGGTCTCCGGTGAGATCCTCTCTTCCGCTGCGGTCCTCATTATGAACCTCAGCGTTCCGCGACCTATGGGCAGCTCTTCAAGCTTTTCGAGAGGTATCCATCCGGCTTCAAGGGCGTCGGAGGAGGGTTTGAGGCTTCCCCCGACCACCTTGCAGAGGAACTCTGAGAGGATGTAGTGGAACCTAACCCTCCCCTCCTCATCCCTCACTATGGAGTCGTAGACCTCCAGCAGCTTTATGGGCTCCACCTCGATCCCGCACTCCTCCCTCACCTCCCTGACTATTGCCTCTCTAACGGTCTCACCCAGCTCGACGACGCCCCCAGGCAACCCCCAAAGCCCCTCTCCAGGGGGGTTCCTCCTCCTAGTGAGGAGGACCTCATTACCCCTGAAGATCACGGCGGCAACTCCGGCTATGGGCCTCTCTGGATACTCTCGCCTCATACTCATCAACACCCAGAGGGGTCAGCTACCTCCCTTCAAGTCTAGGAAACACCATCCTCCTTAAAGTGTTAATTATCTTCCTCTCATTAGATGGGAAATCTACCTAAATTGGTGGATGGGCTTACATTAAAGGGCACATAAATAATCTATGGAAATAAAAATGGAGGGTTATGTCTCCTTCCCCTTCCTCCTCGTTGCGAAGTAGGCGACGGCTGCGCCGATGATGAGCCCTACTACGACTCCTCCTCCGAGGCCCATGTACAGGTTATTCGTCCTCTCCACCTCTAGGGAGCTTACCTTCGCCTCAAGGGACTTCGCCTTCTCCTCCTGGGTCTTCAGCTTTGAGCTGAGTTCATCTATCCGGCTCTTCGATGTCGTTAACTCGGCGTTCAACCTTGAAATGCTATTCTGGAGCTCCATTATCCTATAATAGGTCTCGAACTTCAATGCGAAGTTGATCATATTGGTCACGAAGGTTGGGCCGTTTAGGGCTACTCCATAGTAGACCGAGGACCATGTGGGCTCATAATCCCCATATGGGCTCTCCCCGCTCGCTATGACTAGACCCAACCTCTCTCCCACCTTCACAAACTCTGCCGCGTTAAGGACTAGGGAACCCGACTGACCTGCGGTATGCGCCTTCGCAGCGGGTGGGCTGTTCTCGACTATCTTCCCATTAGTTGAGGTCCTGACTATCCTCACCACATTCTCAGGCTTCTCAGCCTCTAGAGCCGCCCAGGAGCCGTCGGGCTTGACATAGGCCAATACCCCAGGGCCGTGGTAGAGGACCGGCTTCGTGATGCCTACTAGGAGGTCGCTCCTCACAGGCTCATCTGGATCGACGTTGGCGACCACCCTGTAGGGGGCTCCAGCATTCTGAACCGGATCCTCCACCGAGCACAGGTCCACCCTGAGCTTGGAGCCTACCGCCTCCAGCAGGGCGTTTACGGTATCCTGATAGCCCACACCCGGTCCATAGTCACTATCCGCCGCGACCCAGACAGCCTTCCCCCCCTCTAGGAACCAGGACTTGAGAGCCGATATCTCATCAGGCGTAAAGGCGACTGTTGGCTGGCCTATGATTAGGAGCTTGACCCCTGAGAGGGAGGCAGCGTTGAACTCCGTGATAGTTCTCCATTCGACGAAGGTTATATTTCCGGTTATGAAGCTGAGATACTTGTCGCTCTCCCCATGCGATAGGTCGACTGCCACCACGATATTCTCTCCCCATACGGGAGCGGATGCTGGCGGAGCTGCCATGATTAGGAGAAGGAGAACAAGTGCGATCCTCTTAGTTAACATCAACAATGTTTCTTTAATGGTAATATTTATGATTTTACATATTTCAAGGATTAACCCTTGAAAAGCTTAAAATAAACGCTCACCCCTCAGAAGGGATGAAGATGGATTCCAAGGCTGGTGATAGGAAGTCTAAGAAATTTATTATCCTTCTTGGATTGATCCTGATCGCCGTCTCCTTAGCAGCTTTCTATCTCCTAAGACCTAGAGAGGAGATCCCTGAGAAGACATTTATCCTCTCGGGGAGGGTGACCGACTCGGCGACGGGGTCTCCACTTAAGGATGCCACCGTTAAGGTGGCGGGTAGGTCTGTGAAAACCGATGAGTATGGTAGATACCAGATCGAGCTGAGGCCGGGAAACTACTCCATCACCGTTGAGAGGGAGGGCTACACCTCAAAGTCAGAGTCCCTAGAGATCAGGGATAAGGATGTCTCCATGACAATAGCCTTAGTCCAGGTGAGGAGGCCCATCACCCTCATCATCCTAACTAGGCACGACACGACTATACAGGAGAAGGCCAAGGCATCCTTCCTGGCGAGCAACATCTCAAAGGAGTTGAACATAGTTGACCTTAGGTTCATGCCCTCAGCAGGGCCCCTATGGGAGGACTACCTCAAGAGGGAGGGGGAGGTGGATGTAGCCTGGGGAGGGGGGCCAACCCTCTTCGACTCCCTCCTCAAATATTGGGCTCCTCCGGCGTCAAAGACTGCCTTGGGCATTATAGCAGAGATACCAGATAAGATCGGGGGGGCTCCCGTTAAGAGGTTCGGGGGCAACGGAAGCCTCCTCTGGGTTGCATCGGCCATCTCCAGCTTCGGCTACACAGTGAATAGGAGGGGCCTGAACTCATGGGGGCTTGATAAGCCCCTATCTTGGAGGGATCTCGCCTCCCCGAGCCTTGCAGCTCTCCCATATCCCCAGCTTGGGATAGCTGACCCCCTAAGGAGTACCAGCCACACCCGAATATACGAGATCATCCTACAGGCCTATGGTTGGGATGAGGGGTGGGGGGTCCTCGCCTTGATGGCGGCGAACTCCAAGATCTATGATAGCAGCGACGCCGTGAGGGAGGGGGTTATAACCGGGGATCTGGCGATAGGGATAACCATAGACTTCTATGGGTACCAGGCTATGAAGGTCAACCCAGACACCGAGTACATTATACCGAAGGGGGAGTCCATAATAAACGGGGATCCCATAGCCCTCGTGGCCTCAAGCAGGAACAGGGAGGCAGCCGAGGCCTTCATCGCATGGGTATTATCCCCCGAAGGGCAGAGGCTTTGGCTGGACCCTAATATAAACAGGATGCCTGTGAACGCGAGGGTGTTTGAGACTCCTGAGGGGAGGGCCCGAGAGGACCTGAGGAGGCTGTATGAGCAGACTCTGGAGACGAGGGGGATAGAGTTCGATGATGAGAGGGCCCTGAAGACAGAGCTGGCGATGCAGCAGTACTTCAAGGCAGTCCTCATAGACCAGAACCTAGAGCTCAAGAGGGCCTGGAGGGAGGTGGCGAAGCTGAGGGCATCGGACCCAGAGAGATATGAGGAGCTTAGGAGGAGGCTGACCGACATCCTCTCCTTCAAGGATCCCGCCACAGGTAAGGTTGAGAGATTCACGGAGGATTATGCTGCGGCCATAAATCCGAGGCTGGTGGACCCCTCATTCTCCGACTCGATGATGAGGGCTTGGAGGGATGCCGCTAGGGAGAGGTTCACGGAGATATACAACTTGGCTTCCAGATAGGTCGGGGCTATGATGGGCTGGTTGAGGGGAAGGTTCGCTAGGCTCCTCTTCGAGCTAGACCCCTCATCGATAACATTCATCTCCATACCTCTCATTGTCTTCTCCATCTTCCTCATCTATCCCCTATCAGAGATGTTGGTGATAGCCTTCACCAAGGATGGATCCCCATCCCTCTCCTGGTTCATGGACATCTTCTCCTCAAGGTTCTATATAGACCCCGTAGGGCAGGGATCCATCCTTGAATACAGTCCTGAGTATAACCTCCTATATATACAGGGCAGAGATCACGGGGTCATCCTCAACTCGCTAATAGTCGCAGCATCTGTCTCCATCCTCGCAGGCCTCTTCGGGCTACTTATGGCCTTTATCCTAGCCAGATACGAGTTCCCCGGGAAATCACTCTTCAGGGTTCTCTCCATGACCCCCCTCCTCCTATCCCCCTTCGTCAACGTCTTCGTGGTGAAGAAGCTGTTCGAGCCCTTCGGCCTCATTAACTGGCTCCTCCACGAGGTGCTCAGGGTTCTGCCATTCAGGGTTTACTTCGACGGCCTCGCCGCCGTAGTCCTAGTCCAGAGCCTAACCTTCTACCCCATCGTCACCCTGAACACCTATTCAGCCCTCATGAATATAGATCCTACAATGGAGGAGCAGGGGGAGAACCTGGGGGCTAAGGGCTTAAGGCTCTTCCTCAGGGTTACCCTGCCTTTATCCCTCCCTGGGTTGTTGGCCGGTTCTCTCCTTGTCTTCATATTCAGCCTTGAGGACCTTGGAGCCCCCATAGTCTTCCACGGGCACCCCCTCACGAGGAAATTGATATCCTTCCAGGTCTACTCCCGCTTCATAAGCGAGACCGGGGCGAGGTCCCCGGAGATAGCCGCCCTCTCCCTCATCCTCCTCGCCTGCGCCATCTCCGTCTTTCTCGTCATAAAGAACTATGTCTCCCTTAGGCCCTACGCCACCGTGAGCAGGGGTGGGAGGTGGAAGCCCAGGCTTAGGAGGCTAGGCCTGGGGGGGATGGCGGCCGTATATCTGATGCTACCCCTACTGGTATTCTCGTCACTCCCTCAGTTTGGTGTCGCGGTTCTGGCCTTCTCCGAGAGGTGGGCTGGGATGCTGCCGGAGGGTCCCACCATCTGGAATCTGGCCCAGATCTTCGTCAACCCAAAGGTCTCGAGGTATCTCATCAACAGCCTCATCTACGCCCTCATCTCCCTGGCCCTCATGGTCTCCATATCCCTAATGGCCTCCTACGCTACGAGTAGGCTTAGGTTCAGTGGGGTATCGCTTATAGATGCGTTGGTCACATCTCCAATAGCCATTCCTGGAATAGCCATCGCCATAGCCTACTTCTACTTCTTCTCAAACCACTTTAGGGGCTCTCCCCTTGATCCCATAAACGTCCTTCAGTTCAACCCCGCCCCGATACTTATATTGGGATACTCCCTGAGGAGGATGCCCTTCGCCGCGAGGGCAATATTCGCGGGCCTTCAGCAGGTCCATGTCAACCTGGAGGAGGCTGCAATGAACCTTGGGGCTGGGAGGCTTAGGACGATAGCCAGGGTCACAGTCCCCCTCATCTCCCTTAACATCCTAAGCGGGGCCCTAACGAGCTTCGTCTATGTTGTTGGGGAGGTGAGCCTCAGCATAATAATTGGGGTCTTGAACATGGAGTACGCCCCAATGACGGCATACATGAGGGATGTCTGGCTCTCAGCGGTGGGCTCCCTCCAGATAGCTGCTGCCCTAGGCCTCCTCCTCATGCTCATGCAGCTCTCCGTCATCCTAATCACCACCGTTGGGCTCAAGCAGAGATATGCCTTCATGGGTGTATAGCATGGTCGAGGTTAGGCTTGAGGGTGTGACGAAGAGGTTTGGAAGGGTCGTGGCGGTGGATGACGTTACCCTATCCGTTAGGGATGGAGAGCTTTTCACCCTCCTCGGGCCAAGCGGGTGCGGGAAGACCACAGTCCTGAGGATCATAGCGGGCCTAGAACTCCCGGACTCTGGGAGGGTCTACTTCGGGGATAGGGATGTGACATCCATGAAGGCCTATGAGAGGAGGGCGGTAATGGTCTTCCAGAACTACGCCCTCTGGCCCCACATGAAGATCTATGACAACGTCGCCTTCGGCCTCAGGCTCATGGGACTGGGGAGGGATGAGATATCTAAGAGGGTAAGAAGTGCATTGGAGATGGTGAGGCTGGGGGGCCTCGGGGATAGGTATCCTAATCAGCTCAGCGGGGGGGAGCAGCAGAGGGTGGCCCTAGCCAGGGCATTAGTCGTGGAGCCTGAGGTCCTCCTACTAGACGAGCCTCTCAGCAACCTTGACGCCAAGCTGAGGGTCGAGATGAGGGAGGAGCTGAGGAGGCTTCAGAAGGAGCTCAAGATCACCTCGATCTATGTGACCCATGACCAAGAGGAGGCTCTAAGCATATCCGACAGGGTTGCAGTCATGAATAAGGGGAGGATCCATCAGGTTGGAACCCCCCTCGAGGTCTATGAGAAGCCGGTCGACCCCTTCGTCGCCTCCTTCTTAGGGAGGGCCTCAACCATATACGGAGTCCTAGCCGGGGTTGAGGGAGGCCTAGCCCTAGTCGACTCTGGAGGCATGAGGTTCAGGGGGAGGCTTCTGGGGGGGGCTCCAGAGGGCTCAAGGGTTGTTGCCATATTCAGGCCTGAGGACTTCACATTCGGCTTAGGGGTTGAAGGGCTCAACGTGTTTGAAGGGGTTGTCGACACCGTGATGTTCCTAGGGGCCCACTTCCACATAAGGGTTCAAGTGGATGGCATGGAGCTCCTCGCCAGGGTTGAGCCCAGATTGGTGCCAGAAAAGGGGTCCAGGATCAAGCTTGTTATAGATCCTGATCAGGTGAAGGTCCTGCCCGCCCCCGATAAATCTTAAATTAGAACTCCGAGAATGGGTCACATGTGAGAGGCATTAAAACCCTCGCGATAATAATCCTCATCACACTCACCTCCCTCCCCATCCACCCTTTAAAGGGTGAGGAGCAGCTTCCGAGGTTTCTCCAGCCAAGGCTTGGAAACCCCTATCCAGCCCAGCCGGGGATGAGCCTCAATATAACCCTAAAAGCCCCCTCTGAGGCCTCGGAGTGGATGGTAGAGGCCTACTCCATCGTTGAGGAAGGTGGAGGTCTAACCCTAATGAACTACAGCCTACCCGTGGATGGGGCCTGGCTGGATGGGTGGAGTTGGAAGATCCAAGTGAGGATACCTGATGGGATGAGGCCAGCCCTATACTGGGTCAGGGCCATATACAAGCTAGCCGGAGGGCTAAACTCCATAGAGGAGCCGGAATCCCTTTGGATCCTTGATAGGTGGCCCAAGGAACTCACAATCCTCCAGTTGACAGATACCCACATAGGATACCAAGCCGAATCCTCTATGAGAACCCTCACCGGCCTTCTCATGGCCAAGCTCCTGAACGCCTCCATCATCCTCGTCACCGGAGATGTGACAGATACTGCGACAGACTCCCAGGCCCAGGAGTTCAGATCCCTCCTCCTCAACTATTCCCTCGGCACTCCCAAGTTCATAATACCTGGAAATCACGACCGAAAGACGGAGGCCTACGAGAAATATATAGGGGATAGAAACTATGCCGTGGACATCGGCAGCTTCTCCATAATCGGACTAGACACAGGAGATGAGGGCTACATAGGCCCCGAGCTGATAGAATGGGCGAATAGGACCCTAAGATCTTTATGGGGGAGGACGAAGATCGTTATATTCCACCACCCCCTCTTCGACGGATCCATATATGGAACTCTGAACTTCAACGGGACGCTGAGCAGAACCTGGCTATACTCAAGCTGGAGGGGGGTTTATGAATACGCCTCGAGGCTTCTGGAGGTCCTCATGGAGAACAATGTCACTATCGTCCTTTCAGGCCATATCCACACCGACAGGATTCTCCAATTCAAGTACCTGAACAGAAGCATATACTTCGTCACCACCTCCACTACTGGGGCTGGGAGGCCCGAGTATAACGGGGTTAGGCTCCT encodes:
- a CDS encoding serine hydrolase, with protein sequence MSLILDMKRGFEAFEELERFITAELVCRGHPGSSVAVVMEGEVVWSKGFGYADAENRIQATPGTVYRCASVTKPVVTFGFLQLMERGSFSLEDPVDMYLDVELRNPFERRPTIRDLLTHYSGMPTRVPPLFRRPEEALRLRDYIAKAARVVKPPREVWAYCNTAYAIVGYLIELFSGKPYDVYVKDHVLRPLEMNMSGFDPTPEMEASLATGYGRDGGADKPLERVDRYIIGTRPEDPAGSLYSTAIDLSHFLISNINNGLYKGRRLLEEETVEEMHRLQRSAGNSRSGMALTWFRSIHSGHVMLSHTGGLPGFTNHIAFYKDLDIGVCWLSNLNDGSGWRPPAPTALRIISGEPAHVNPKSFQRIPEGWRGLIGTYGEVGQKVEVRVENGYLLLDMMGGRAFLEELGEGRYIVHGTRYDGYELTFEFDEEGRTRQFDIENMIFYRPVEEVRAVKRDVDLKGLWKGEYVHTYGFYPIELEVLDALRGSASDMVGMRHPLEDFRAENGAVKGRYRFKPPEEYALWGAGEFTVELDLYTVEDDKMRGKITFTPRRAIGRYITEVELMKIRS
- a CDS encoding extracellular solute-binding protein is translated as MDSKAGDRKSKKFIILLGLILIAVSLAAFYLLRPREEIPEKTFILSGRVTDSATGSPLKDATVKVAGRSVKTDEYGRYQIELRPGNYSITVEREGYTSKSESLEIRDKDVSMTIALVQVRRPITLIILTRHDTTIQEKAKASFLASNISKELNIVDLRFMPSAGPLWEDYLKREGEVDVAWGGGPTLFDSLLKYWAPPASKTALGIIAEIPDKIGGAPVKRFGGNGSLLWVASAISSFGYTVNRRGLNSWGLDKPLSWRDLASPSLAALPYPQLGIADPLRSTSHTRIYEIILQAYGWDEGWGVLALMAANSKIYDSSDAVREGVITGDLAIGITIDFYGYQAMKVNPDTEYIIPKGESIINGDPIALVASSRNREAAEAFIAWVLSPEGQRLWLDPNINRMPVNARVFETPEGRAREDLRRLYEQTLETRGIEFDDERALKTELAMQQYFKAVLIDQNLELKRAWREVAKLRASDPERYEELRRRLTDILSFKDPATGKVERFTEDYAAAINPRLVDPSFSDSMMRAWRDAARERFTEIYNLASR
- a CDS encoding ABC transporter ATP-binding protein, which produces MVEVRLEGVTKRFGRVVAVDDVTLSVRDGELFTLLGPSGCGKTTVLRIIAGLELPDSGRVYFGDRDVTSMKAYERRAVMVFQNYALWPHMKIYDNVAFGLRLMGLGRDEISKRVRSALEMVRLGGLGDRYPNQLSGGEQQRVALARALVVEPEVLLLDEPLSNLDAKLRVEMREELRRLQKELKITSIYVTHDQEEALSISDRVAVMNKGRIHQVGTPLEVYEKPVDPFVASFLGRASTIYGVLAGVEGGLALVDSGGMRFRGRLLGGAPEGSRVVAIFRPEDFTFGLGVEGLNVFEGVVDTVMFLGAHFHIRVQVDGMELLARVEPRLVPEKGSRIKLVIDPDQVKVLPAPDKS
- a CDS encoding methyltransferase domain-containing protein encodes the protein MVEFNTKTDYSKIAERYDKVRPSPADIWILKIIEFGNIEDKCNVLDVGCGTGRFPLAIYEVKECDICALDPSIEMLKKAVEKDISNLISWIRGDGQYLPFRENVFNCVYMTLVIHHIEDKKKAIKEIYRTLKVAGKCVIMTNSHARLRKQVIRHFPGVIAYDLKRFPTIPYLKNVMKDLKYKIIKYQPVQYNEYISKEEYMERVKNKYISTLTLFSDEEFKKRYKIFENKILRKYGSEIIRHTGFDFIIGEK
- a CDS encoding aminotransferase, whose amino-acid sequence is MLMLTKRIALVLLLLIMAAPPASAPVWGENIVVAVDLSHGESDKYLSFITGNITFVEWRTITEFNAASLSGVKLLIIGQPTVAFTPDEISALKSWFLEGGKAVWVAADSDYGPGVGYQDTVNALLEAVGSKLRVDLCSVEDPVQNAGAPYRVVANVDPDEPVRSDLLVGITKPVLYHGPGVLAYVKPDGSWAALEAEKPENVVRIVRTSTNGKIVENSPPAAKAHTAGQSGSLVLNAAEFVKVGERLGLVIASGESPYGDYEPTWSSVYYGVALNGPTFVTNMINFALKFETYYRIMELQNSISRLNAELTTSKSRIDELSSKLKTQEEKAKSLEAKVSSLEVERTNNLYMGLGGGVVVGLIIGAAVAYFATRRKGKET
- a CDS encoding iron ABC transporter permease; translated protein: MMGWLRGRFARLLFELDPSSITFISIPLIVFSIFLIYPLSEMLVIAFTKDGSPSLSWFMDIFSSRFYIDPVGQGSILEYSPEYNLLYIQGRDHGVILNSLIVAASVSILAGLFGLLMAFILARYEFPGKSLFRVLSMTPLLLSPFVNVFVVKKLFEPFGLINWLLHEVLRVLPFRVYFDGLAAVVLVQSLTFYPIVTLNTYSALMNIDPTMEEQGENLGAKGLRLFLRVTLPLSLPGLLAGSLLVFIFSLEDLGAPIVFHGHPLTRKLISFQVYSRFISETGARSPEIAALSLILLACAISVFLVIKNYVSLRPYATVSRGGRWKPRLRRLGLGGMAAVYLMLPLLVFSSLPQFGVAVLAFSERWAGMLPEGPTIWNLAQIFVNPKVSRYLINSLIYALISLALMVSISLMASYATSRLRFSGVSLIDALVTSPIAIPGIAIAIAYFYFFSNHFRGSPLDPINVLQFNPAPILILGYSLRRMPFAARAIFAGLQQVHVNLEEAAMNLGAGRLRTIARVTVPLISLNILSGALTSFVYVVGEVSLSIIIGVLNMEYAPMTAYMRDVWLSAVGSLQIAAALGLLLMLMQLSVILITTVGLKQRYAFMGV
- a CDS encoding NUDIX hydrolase; the encoded protein is MSMRREYPERPIAGVAAVIFRGNEVLLTRRRNPPGEGLWGLPGGVVELGETVREAIVREVREECGIEVEPIKLLEVYDSIVRDEEGRVRFHYILSEFLCKVVGGSLKPSSDALEAGWIPLEKLEELPIGRGTLRFIMRTAAEERISPET